From one Aeropyrum camini SY1 = JCM 12091 genomic stretch:
- a CDS encoding elongation factor EF-2: MGARVKVVSEIEKIMRNIDQIRNIGIIAHVDHGKTTTSDSLLAAAGIISERIAGEALVLDYLNVEKQRGITVKSANVSLYHEYEGKPYVINLIDTPGHVDFSGKVTRSLRVLDGAIVVVDAVEGVMTQTETVIRQALEERVRPILFINKVDRLIKELKLPPEKIQQRFVEIIKEVNNLIDLYAEPEFRKKWKLDPNAGMVAFGSAKDKWGISVPQVKKKGITFREIIQAYEKGKEAVAELSKKMPLHETLLDMVIKFVPNPREAQRYRIPKIWKGDINSEIGQAMLNADPDGPLVFFINDVRIEKAGLVATGRVFSGTLRSGEEVYLLNAGKKSRLLQVSIYMGPFREVTKEIPAGNIGAVMGFEDVRAGETVVSLGYEENAAPFESLRYVSEPVVTIAVEPVKIQDLPKMIEALRKLTIEDPNLVVKINEETGEYLLSGMGPLHLEIALTMLREKFGVEVKASPPIVVYRETVRQQSRVFEGKSPNKHNKLYISVEPLNEETITLIQNGAVTEDQDPKDRARILADKAGWDYNEARKIWAIDENINVFVDKTAGVQYLREVKDTIIAGFRLALKEGPLAAEPVRGVKVVLHDAVIHEDPVHRGPGQLYPAVRNAIWAGILDGRPTLLEPLQKLDIRAPMEYLSNITAVLTRKRGRIINVETTGVMARIIAAIPVAESFDLAGELRSATAGRAFWGVEFYGWAPVPDQMLQDLISKIRQRKGLPPNPPKIDDLIGP; this comes from the coding sequence ATGGGAGCTAGAGTAAAGGTTGTATCTGAGATAGAGAAGATAATGAGGAATATAGACCAGATAAGGAACATAGGCATAATAGCCCACGTCGACCATGGAAAGACGACCACGTCAGATAGCCTCCTGGCAGCCGCTGGCATTATATCCGAGAGGATCGCTGGCGAGGCCCTTGTACTGGACTATCTGAACGTGGAGAAGCAGAGGGGAATAACCGTTAAGAGCGCTAACGTCAGCCTCTACCACGAGTACGAGGGTAAACCCTATGTCATAAACCTCATCGACACCCCAGGCCACGTCGACTTCTCGGGCAAGGTCACCAGGAGCCTCAGGGTGCTGGACGGCGCCATAGTTGTTGTTGACGCTGTTGAGGGTGTGATGACCCAGACTGAGACAGTCATACGCCAGGCCCTCGAGGAGAGGGTCAGGCCCATACTGTTCATAAACAAGGTTGACAGGCTGATAAAGGAGTTAAAGCTCCCTCCCGAGAAGATACAGCAGCGCTTCGTAGAGATTATCAAGGAAGTCAACAACCTCATAGACCTATATGCAGAGCCCGAGTTTAGGAAGAAGTGGAAGCTAGACCCCAACGCTGGTATGGTAGCCTTCGGCAGTGCAAAAGACAAGTGGGGGATCTCGGTCCCGCAGGTCAAGAAGAAGGGTATCACATTCAGGGAGATTATACAGGCCTATGAGAAAGGCAAAGAGGCTGTGGCCGAGCTGTCGAAGAAGATGCCTCTCCACGAGACCCTGCTTGACATGGTAATAAAATTTGTCCCGAACCCGCGGGAGGCTCAGAGGTACAGGATACCCAAGATCTGGAAGGGCGATATTAACTCTGAGATCGGCCAGGCCATGCTCAATGCAGACCCCGACGGGCCTCTCGTGTTCTTCATAAACGACGTCAGGATTGAGAAGGCAGGGCTCGTTGCTACTGGTAGAGTGTTCTCCGGCACCCTCAGGAGCGGAGAGGAGGTTTACCTACTTAACGCTGGCAAAAAGTCCAGGCTGCTCCAGGTCAGCATTTACATGGGACCCTTCAGAGAGGTTACCAAGGAGATACCCGCTGGTAACATAGGTGCTGTGATGGGCTTCGAGGATGTGAGGGCGGGTGAGACTGTCGTTTCGCTCGGCTACGAGGAGAACGCTGCTCCCTTCGAGAGCCTTAGATATGTTAGCGAGCCGGTTGTAACCATTGCGGTAGAGCCGGTTAAAATACAGGATCTCCCTAAGATGATAGAGGCTCTGAGGAAACTCACAATAGAGGACCCCAACCTGGTTGTGAAGATCAACGAGGAAACCGGAGAGTACCTCCTCTCTGGAATGGGTCCGCTGCACCTCGAGATAGCCCTTACAATGCTTAGGGAGAAGTTCGGCGTCGAGGTCAAGGCGAGCCCACCCATAGTGGTATACAGGGAGACGGTTAGACAGCAGAGCAGGGTGTTCGAGGGTAAGAGCCCTAACAAGCATAACAAGCTCTATATAAGTGTAGAGCCCCTGAATGAGGAGACGATAACGCTTATCCAGAATGGGGCCGTCACCGAGGACCAGGACCCGAAGGATAGGGCGAGGATCCTTGCCGACAAGGCGGGTTGGGATTATAACGAGGCTAGGAAGATATGGGCGATAGACGAGAATATAAACGTGTTCGTCGACAAGACGGCGGGAGTCCAGTATCTTAGGGAGGTTAAGGACACTATAATAGCGGGGTTCAGGTTGGCTCTCAAAGAGGGCCCGCTGGCGGCGGAGCCTGTGAGGGGTGTCAAGGTAGTCCTCCACGACGCGGTGATACACGAGGACCCGGTTCACAGGGGCCCCGGGCAGCTGTATCCAGCAGTTAGGAACGCCATATGGGCCGGGATACTGGACGGCAGGCCGACTCTTCTCGAGCCGCTCCAGAAGCTTGACATAAGGGCGCCTATGGAGTATCTAAGCAACATTACAGCGGTCCTAACCAGGAAGAGGGGCAGAATAATCAACGTCGAGACCACAGGGGTGATGGCCAGGATAATAGCAGCCATCCCTGTGGCCGAGAGCTTCGACCTAGCCGGGGAGCTGCGAAGCGCCACCGCCGGGAGAGCCTTCTGGGGCGTCGAGTTCTACGGCTGGGCTCCAGTGCCGGACCAGATGCTCCAGGACCTTATTTCCAAGATAAGGCAGAGGAAGGGCCTACCGCCGAACCCGCCCAAGATCGACGACCTGATCGGCCCCTAA
- a CDS encoding NADH dehydrogenase subunit A: MGLIETLYSPGVMLLVSLVLIPLLVIGATVALVILLKLVTSGRPDVEKIEYRKYLRYDAGNPPRPGDFRRKVSMQYLGYLILFLAVEPIVILMALILIAPREALARVIFLYIAILLIYAPLLYYGIRESRRLEAWILG; the protein is encoded by the coding sequence TTGGGGCTCATAGAAACGCTATACAGCCCCGGCGTGATGCTCTTAGTTTCACTTGTACTCATACCCCTACTCGTTATAGGGGCTACAGTAGCCCTCGTTATACTGCTCAAGCTAGTCACCTCCGGCAGGCCGGATGTGGAGAAGATAGAGTATAGGAAATATCTAAGGTATGACGCGGGCAACCCCCCCAGGCCGGGCGACTTCCGGCGGAAGGTAAGCATGCAGTATCTCGGCTATCTCATACTCTTCCTGGCCGTCGAGCCTATAGTAATATTGATGGCCCTCATACTGATAGCGCCGAGGGAGGCGCTGGCGAGGGTGATATTTCTATATATCGCTATATTACTGATCTACGCTCCACTCCTATACTATGGCATTAGAGAGTCCAGGCGGCTCGAAGCCTGGATACTCGGGTAA
- a CDS encoding NADH-quinone oxidoreductase subunit B produces MALESEDKVYVGNVDVAAKKARDILLGKVPLDKIVDWATSFSLWPVHLTTSCCSTEFAATFGPRIDGEQFGALPWVGPRQTNLIIIEGTVTKKMACAVRLTWEQMPHPKFAIAMGACALDGGLFYNSYNIVKPWQVLPIDIYIPGCPPRPEGVARAIVELQRKIRSRKIASGWVKEGWRPDREPLIPTEDLCGWAVKKV; encoded by the coding sequence TTGGCTCTCGAGAGCGAGGATAAGGTCTACGTTGGAAATGTTGATGTCGCGGCCAAGAAGGCTAGAGACATTCTCCTCGGCAAGGTACCTCTGGATAAAATAGTTGACTGGGCCACGAGCTTCAGCCTATGGCCAGTCCACCTGACTACAAGCTGCTGCAGCACCGAGTTCGCCGCAACCTTCGGCCCAAGGATTGACGGCGAGCAGTTCGGGGCCCTCCCCTGGGTCGGCCCTCGGCAGACGAACCTGATCATAATAGAGGGCACTGTTACCAAGAAGATGGCGTGCGCCGTGAGACTGACCTGGGAGCAGATGCCCCACCCCAAGTTCGCAATTGCCATGGGGGCGTGCGCCCTGGACGGCGGCCTATTCTACAACAGCTACAATATAGTCAAGCCGTGGCAGGTACTCCCCATAGACATATATATCCCAGGATGCCCGCCCAGGCCGGAGGGCGTGGCTAGGGCTATCGTAGAGCTCCAGCGGAAGATTAGGAGTAGGAAGATAGCCAGCGGCTGGGTAAAGGAGGGCTGGAGGCCCGACAGGGAGCCACTAATACCGACGGAGGATCTTTGCGGGTGGGCTGTGAAGAAGGTGTGA